The following proteins are encoded in a genomic region of Arthrobacter jiangjiafuii:
- a CDS encoding class F sortase: MPSATAVGNDAAVEASPPTRLAIEDAGIDVEVLPLLPSEEALAEQAIVPPLTEDGYWLASYGQPGRGSTNTTYLTGHSWEGSESPFNRLSTHAEVGNTITLDTEAGSLDYVVESITTHDKETLKDSDIWSIVPNRLVIISCYTEDLWGKNVIVTAAPKP, translated from the coding sequence ATGCCTTCGGCCACCGCCGTCGGGAACGATGCAGCCGTTGAAGCGTCCCCGCCGACGAGGCTCGCTATTGAGGACGCCGGTATCGACGTCGAGGTCCTCCCGCTCTTGCCGTCCGAGGAAGCGCTGGCCGAGCAGGCTATCGTGCCTCCTCTGACGGAGGATGGATATTGGCTTGCCTCGTACGGGCAGCCGGGCCGGGGTTCAACCAACACCACGTACCTGACGGGTCACAGCTGGGAGGGCAGCGAGTCTCCGTTTAACCGGCTCAGCACGCATGCCGAGGTGGGCAACACCATCACGCTGGACACCGAGGCCGGCTCTCTGGACTACGTGGTGGAGTCAATCACCACGCACGATAAGGAAACGCTCAAGGACAGTGACATCTGGAGCATCGTTCCGAACCGGTTGGTGATCATCAGCTGCTACACCGAGGACCTGTGGGGCAAGAACGTCATTGTCACGGCTGCACCCAAGCCTTAA
- a CDS encoding peptide chain release factor 3, with protein MARESSRRRTFAVISHPDAGKSTLTEALALHARVIGTAGATNGKENRRETVSDWMQMEKDRGISISSTALQFAYRDTVINLLDTPGHADFSEDTYRVLAAVDCAVMLVDAAKGLETQTMKLFEVCRSRNLPIITVINKWDRPGLDPLALMDEITERTGLAPMPLTWAVGIAGDFRGVWDLKKDEYVKFERQNSGASLAKEDHFTPEEALAAEGEVWEDSLGEAELVIDGREFDRDAFLAAKATPILFSSAALNFGVKQILDALVDLAPSAGPREDKEGELRPVDAPFSGFVFKVQAGMNKAHRDHVAFIRVCSGIFERGMVVTHSNTGKTFATKYAQHLFGREREVIDQAWPGDVVGLVNASALRVGDSLYVEEPVEFPPIPFFSPEHFRVARSKDPSRYKQFRRGIDQLEHEGIIQVLRSDRRGDQAPVLAAVGPMQFEVVEDRMTQDFNAPMRYEPLNYSLARLTTPDAAEILANVHGAEVLQRTDGAFLALFNDIWALKRVEKNHPEVSLTVIGTESPNSRGY; from the coding sequence ATTGCCCGCGAGTCCTCCCGCCGCCGTACGTTCGCGGTGATCTCGCACCCCGACGCCGGTAAGTCCACGCTGACCGAGGCCCTGGCCCTGCACGCCCGGGTGATCGGCACGGCCGGCGCGACCAACGGCAAGGAAAACCGCCGCGAGACGGTCTCGGACTGGATGCAGATGGAAAAGGACCGCGGCATCTCGATCAGCTCCACGGCCCTGCAGTTCGCGTACCGCGACACGGTCATCAACCTGCTGGACACCCCGGGCCACGCCGACTTCTCCGAGGACACCTACCGCGTCCTTGCCGCCGTCGACTGCGCCGTGATGCTCGTCGACGCCGCCAAGGGCCTGGAAACCCAGACCATGAAGCTGTTCGAGGTCTGCCGCTCCCGGAACCTGCCCATCATCACCGTAATCAACAAATGGGACCGCCCGGGCCTGGACCCGCTGGCGCTCATGGACGAGATCACCGAGCGCACCGGCCTCGCCCCCATGCCGCTGACCTGGGCCGTTGGCATCGCCGGCGACTTCCGCGGCGTCTGGGACCTGAAGAAGGACGAATACGTAAAGTTCGAACGGCAGAACTCCGGCGCCTCGCTGGCCAAGGAAGACCACTTCACCCCGGAGGAAGCCCTCGCCGCCGAAGGAGAGGTCTGGGAAGACTCCCTGGGCGAAGCCGAGCTGGTCATCGACGGCCGCGAGTTTGACCGCGACGCGTTCCTGGCCGCCAAGGCCACCCCCATCCTGTTCTCTTCCGCAGCGTTGAACTTCGGCGTGAAGCAGATCCTCGACGCCCTGGTGGACCTGGCGCCGTCGGCCGGGCCGCGCGAGGACAAGGAGGGCGAGCTTCGTCCCGTGGATGCACCATTCTCCGGCTTTGTGTTCAAGGTCCAGGCCGGCATGAACAAGGCCCACCGCGACCACGTGGCCTTCATCCGGGTCTGCTCCGGCATCTTTGAGCGCGGCATGGTGGTGACGCACTCGAACACCGGCAAGACCTTCGCCACGAAGTACGCCCAGCACCTGTTCGGCCGCGAACGCGAGGTCATCGACCAGGCCTGGCCGGGCGACGTCGTCGGGCTCGTGAATGCCTCGGCCCTGCGCGTGGGCGACAGCCTGTATGTGGAGGAGCCGGTGGAGTTCCCGCCGATTCCGTTCTTCAGCCCCGAGCACTTCCGCGTGGCACGCTCCAAGGACCCCAGCCGCTACAAGCAGTTCCGCCGCGGCATCGACCAGCTCGAACACGAGGGCATCATCCAGGTGCTGCGTTCTGACCGGCGAGGTGACCAGGCGCCGGTGCTGGCCGCCGTCGGGCCGATGCAGTTCGAGGTGGTGGAGGACCGCATGACGCAGGACTTCAATGCCCCCATGCGCTACGAACCGCTGAACTACTCGCTGGCTCGGCTCACGACGCCGGATGCCGCTGAGATCCTGGCCAACGTACATGGTGCCGAGGTGCTGCAGCGCACCGACGGTGCGTTCCTGGCCCTGTTCAACGACATCTGGGCGCTCAAGCGCGTCGAGAAGAACCACCCCGAGGTTTCGCTGACGGTCATCGGTACGGAATCGCCCAACAGCCGCGGCTACTGA
- a CDS encoding PLD nuclease N-terminal domain-containing protein, producing MLFADISTAPESINPVTPGPAGWTLSLFGALYLVLVIAALVSIAKSTHPTPTVKVLWFLVVVVAPFLGSLVWFAFGRRKAPTQPTGR from the coding sequence TTGCTATTCGCTGATATCTCTACAGCTCCAGAATCCATCAATCCCGTCACCCCCGGGCCGGCAGGGTGGACGCTTTCACTATTCGGCGCCCTTTATCTGGTCCTGGTCATCGCCGCTCTGGTCAGCATCGCTAAAAGTACCCACCCCACGCCGACGGTAAAAGTGCTTTGGTTCCTCGTCGTCGTGGTGGCTCCCTTTTTGGGGTCGCTCGTATGGTTTGCGTTCGGCAGGCGCAAGGCTCCCACTCAGCCGACCGGCCGATAG